A segment of the Haladaptatus sp. R4 genome:
CTCCCGCGGGACGTGGAGAAACGACGCACACGACCAGAGACCGTCGAAGGAGTCCGATTCGAGGGATAGACTGCGCATGTCCATCCGCGCGAACTCTGCAGTCGGTGCGACGTCCCGCGCCGCCCGGAGGAAGTTCGGCGTGAGATCGATACCGACCACCGAATGCCGTGGTCGCTGAAGGTCGCCGACTCCCACCCCGGGCCACACCCGACGTCCGCGATTCGCGCGTGGTCACCGTCGGCCGCCCCTTCGACCGCTTCGAGAAATCGCTCGACCAACTCCTCGACGCCCGTCCTGTCGGCGTTCCGGTCTCGATACTCGTCGGCGACGCTTGATAGGTTTCGATCGTATCCAGGTCGGTCATCGTGTGAACTGAACGATGGACGGGAGGGATATAGGTGTCACTGCCGCCGAAAATAGGCGACGCCGACGACCGACGTGCTCACGGGTCGAAAATCGAGAATCGAAGAATGCACCGGACGGGATTTGAACGACGCCCGGACAGTCCTGCTCGGTCGTTCGATCGCGGCTTCGCCGGACTTCGTCCGGATGACTGCCGAGCGTTGCTCGGCAACTTCGCCGCTCGCACACTCCCTGTGCGGGCTGTGTCCGGTCTGCTTCAAATCCCTTCTCGTTACGAATTCCGGATAATGAGTGTACCTGTCACTCGAAACCTGATAATCGAAGAATGCACCGGACGGGATTTGAACCCGTGCCATGAGCTTGGAAGGCTCAGGTCCTGCCACTAGACCACCGGTGCTCACATGTTCGCACCGTACCTCGCAAATCGTCCTGATTTGCTCACCACCGGTGCGTGCTGCTCACTTCGTTCGCATCACGCACCGTGCCTCACTTCACTTCGTTCAGTGAGGCACCGGTGCTCGAATGCGTTCGAATGCGAGTGTACTCTCGAATTGTGCACCCCGGCTTAAGGGTGTTACTGTTTTCGCCCGCGGACGACGGCGTAGCAGTTCCCGCTCGAAATCGCCACGTCTTCCGGTTTCAACGCGCTGTTTTCGAGGTCTTCACGGAACTCGTCGGGCGAGTAGATGTGATAGAAGCGCGGAACGGTCTCGCCGCCGGGAAGCGTCCAATCGACGGTCGTGTCGAACCCCTCCTCGCGGTCGAACTTGTCGTGGGCCGTGCTCCACGCGCTGACCAGCGCGGTGCCGTCCGGGGAGAGAACGCGAGCGAGTTCGTCCAAACTCCCGACGCGTGCCTCGCGGGTCGGCAGATGGTGAAGCGTGGCGACGTACACCGCGAGGTCGACGGCGTCGGCGGCGAGCGGAATCCGGGCCGCGTCACACTGCACCAAGTCGAGGTCGAACTCCCGTTCGGTCGCGCGCTCTCGGGCCTCCGCGAGCAGGCCCGCGCTCACGTCCGCGCCGACGACGCGCTTTGCGTGGTCGGCGAGCAGTTCGGAGTGACGACCGTTGGCACAGCCGAGGTCGAGGGCGGTTTCGCCCACTCGGTCGTCGAGAAACGACTCGACTTCGGGCCACGCGTACTCCCGCGTCTTCGCGAAGTGGGCCGCGATGCGGTCGTAGGTCGCCCGCACGTCGTGGCTCGTCGGTTCCATACCCGAACTCCGAGCGGGGAACTCAAATGTCCTACGAGAAGACGACGAAGTCGATGACGAGGAACGCGACGTACGCGATGGCGAGCATCGCCGTCGCGTGTTTCGCGCCGTCCCGGACCGTTCCCTCGCCCATCTTGCCTGCGACGAAACCGGAGAAGACGGCCTGGACGAGCGCGGTGTGGAAGAAGACCACCGTGTAGGCGTGGATGTTCACCGTCGAGATGTTGCCGAGGCCGCCGACCGTGACGGGACTCCCGGCGGCGTTTCCGGACGGGAGGTTCTGAAGCGCGGGAACGAGGATGGCCGAGAGCGTGCCGATGATGACGAGGAAGATCAAAAACGAGAGGTGGATGATGATGAGGTAGGTCATCATCTCGTCCTCGCGCTGGCGTTGGAGACGTTTTGATTCCTGTGCGTCGTCCGCCGCGATCCGGAGGACGCGCCCGATGTCGCCGCTCGCGCGCATCGCGTTCGTCACCAGCGACACCACACGTGTGACGGTGGGCGTATCGATTCGGTCCTCGAACCGCCGGAGCGCGGTCGCGGTGTCGGTTCCCCATTCGATGTCGCGTTCCATGCGCGCCAACTCCTCGTTCAACGCGCCGAGGTCCCCCTTCGTCATCCGCCGAAAACTCTCCACGACCGTCATCCCGGCTTCGTTGACGCTGGCGAGTCGGTCGAGCATGTCGGGGATGGCCGCCTCGATGGCTTTGAGCCGACGGCGATGGTTCCATTGGACGACGGCGTACGTTCCCAACACGAACAGGGCGGCCTGCACCACGACGTCGTCCGCGGACGGGATGGTCGCCGTCCCCGCCGCGAGGTCCGGGAGGAGTCGAACGACGGTGGAAAGCAACGCGAGCGGAACCGTCAGATACAGCAGGGCGTCCGGGTTCTCCCGCACGGTTCGGAGCGGTTCGGTCAACGCGGTTCGAACGTTCTCGAACTTGTCGTAGGCGGCCAATCGCTCGGCGTTCGAGACGGTCGTTCCGCCGTCGCTCACCGTCCGTCCCGCGTCCGGGTCGCTCACGCGACGGACCGTTGGAACGGTCGCCGTCGGGACGGTCCGGTTCTCGCGGCTGATGTACAGCGATTCGGTGATGCTGTCGAGGTAGACGACGAACCCGACGTTGCCGAGCGGGATCAGCAGATACGCCGTCAGGTAGAGGAACCGAAGCGTGTCGGCGATACCCATCAATCCCATGATGACGAGGATCGTGATGAGCAGGAGCGGGCCGACGACGAACAGCGACACGTACCCCTCGGCGAGGACCGAAAGCAGTTCGAGGAACGCCTCCTGCTCGGCTTTCGCGTCGCGTTGGTAGCGTTCGTACTGCTCGCTGAGATACGACGGGAGACTCCGGCCGCTCTGGAGGACGCTCGCCAAGTTCTCGCCGAAATCCTCGAACTTCTCGCTCGGGGATTGGCGCGACATCTGTCTGATGGCGGTGAGCACGTCGAGACCGAACAGGTCCATCGCTTTGACCCCGACGGCGATTTCCTCCGCCGCCTCGCCGTACACGTCGCGGTTTCGTGCCAGAATCCGCATGATGTCCGGCATTCCCATCCCGCTTCGGGAGAGTGCGTACGTGAACGCGACCGTTCGTGAGAGGCTACTGTCGATCTTCCGCGCGCGTGTGTTCCATTCGTACGCTGGTATCTCCCACCTGAGCCAGTACGTCAACCGTCCACCGAGAAGGCCAACCGTCGCGCTGCTGAACAGTAGAAGGACGAACAGATGACCGATGGACAACGAGGGAACGACGACGAGGTCGGCGAGGAAATCCAGCTTCGTCGGAAGTTTGCTCCGGAGCACGGTCGGGGACACGGAGAGGGTCGCCAACACGAGTCCGGCGACGTAAACGCCGAGGATGCTTCCGGAAATGGCGGCCAACGTCCCGTACACCCACGTCTTCGAAGCGTACAGTCGGTACGTCTCGCCGACGTGTGCCGCCCGAAGAACCTCCTCCCGGCGGTTCCGTCGCCGCCCGCTATCACGAACGTAGGTGCCGAAGGTTTGGAGGGAAACTCGCGTGACGGTTCGATACGCCGTCGTGCTGATCGGCGCGAGTGCGACGGGTGCGAGGAGAACGAGTGCGAGGACGAGCGGGACGAAGTTCAGCAACCCCATCAGTCGAACTCCGCCACGGGAGAGTCGATGGTGTGTTCGACGTTCGAGACGACGGTTTCGGGGTCGGCGTAGTACTCGTTGACCATCGCGGTGAACCGACGGTAGTCCGAGATACCGTTCTCGCGGAGATACTGAAGGACGAGTTTTCTGTCCCGAAGTTCGGCGAGCAGTTGCGACTGCGTCCAACCGTGATCGCGGCGAATCCCGTCCAACACGCCGCTGTCGCGTTTATGAAACGAGTCGCCCGCCGCGTTCCACGTGAACGCGGTCGTGTAGTCCAAATCCCCGGTCCGTTGGTCGATACCGTTGATCTCGGCGAGTGCCTGATTCCGTCGCACACGTTCCTCGCCGACGTAGGTCAGCGACTGGATGGAGAGGATGTCGAGCGACTGTATCATCGCGCGCGGGACGTTGATGGGTTCGTTTTCGAGGCGGTTGATGACCGTCTGCACGCTGTCGGCGTGCATCGTGGAGTAGGTCGTGTGGCCGGTGTTCATCGCCTGAAACAGCGTCATCGCTTCGTTCCCGCGAACCTCGCCGACGACGATGTACTCGGGGCGATGGCGCAGCGCCGAGCGAAGCAGGTCGTACATCGTGATGTCGTTCCCGGCGTCCAATCGGTCGCGGGTGACCGAGGAGAGCCAGTTGTCGTGATACAGCGTCAGTTCGCGGGTGTCCTCGATGCTGAGAACCTTCGAGCGCGGTGGGATGAACATCGAAATCGCGTTCATCGAGGTGGTCTTTCCGGACGCCGTCCCGCCCGCAAAGATGAGCGATTTGTTGTTCTCGATGGCCAGCCAGAGGTAGGCCATCTGGTCGAGGCCGAAAGTTCCGTAGTTTATCAAATCGACGGGGGTGAACGGCTCGTCGGCGTACTTCCGGATGGTGAACGCCGATCCGCGCGGGGTGACCTCCTGGCCGAGCGCGAGTTCCGCACGGCTTCCGTCCGGCAGGGTCGCCTCCACGACGGGTTCGCCGACGCTGACGTGTTGGCCCGACTGTTGGGCGAGGCGGACGACGAGGCTGTCGAGTTCCTCCTCGGAGTAGACGACGTTCGTCCCGATGTCGTTGTACTCGTCGTGATAGACGAAGATCGGGAGGTCGTAGCCGTCACAGGAGATGTCCTCGATGTGCGGGTCGTGGATGAGGGGGTCGAGTTTTCCGAACCCACGGAACGACCGGAAGAGGTAGTAGAGAAGGCGGAAAAACGTTGCCGGATCCACCTCGACGCCGTATACTTCGAGCAGTTCCCCCAGTTCGTCACGGAGGAGGGCCTCGGCCGTTTCGCCGCCCATCTCCCGGCGATAGATGAGCGATTCACGCAGATCCGAAAACAGCCGGTCCAGCAGTTCAACCTCGAAATCGTCCAGTTCCGGCTCGACGACGTGATACAGATACTCGTTCGCTACCGAGTCGTAGTTGATCGAGACGAACGCGAACGGCGCGTTAACCCAGTATCGTTCGATTTCCTCGTATCCCGTAACGCCGGTGAACGTGATGAGCGAACCGTGTGCCGTCGGGTCGTAGTCATCGACCGCTACGGTCGACCCCCGAAGCATCTCGGCTGTGCGCCGAATCGTACGTCGCAATTCGCGCGCGCGGACAGTCAGTTCGTTGAACGCTAGCCCCGACATGTTTGTTTCGTGTCCATCACGCGTCGGACCGGACGGCCGATTCCGGTTTCCCCCTGTCCATCGCGTGAGAGACGTATCTTGTCACGCTCATCGAAGTGGTGGTACTTAAATCAATGGCTCGACAGGTACTGAGATGGTAATTGTAATCGAGAATTGATTATTCGCCTTTCGAGAGGAGTGCTCGCGTTTCGGTACATGGCGTTACGTTCATGAGACGCGAGAACGTAGGTTCGAGTACGGAATGAGGCGCGATTATTTCACATTGAACGTCGAAAATATCGACTGGGTCGAAACGGACGGGACGCCCCAGAAACCGACGGTAATCATCGATTTCGAGGGACCGTCCGCCACGCTTCGTGAGCGGCTTACCGGTCCATCCGGGGATCTTCTCGATGCGGGAGAGACGGACGTTACCTTTCGACTACAGGCCAGTCTCGACGACCCGTCGGCGACGGGCGTCGTGAGCGTGACGAATCGAACGACGGGTGACTTCATCCTCGAACTGAACGAAGACGCGGACGACGTGCTTCGGTTCATCCGCGCGGCCCGCGCCTACGGCGACGAGACTGACGAGTCGAACGGCCGTTATCACGTCGATATCGCGATCAACGGGGACCACGTGGTCGAGTACGACAAGAGTACGTTCCTCGTGTACAACGACGCCGGAAATCTACTGCGCCAGCACAGTCTCATCCCGAGCGGCGTCGAACTGTAAACCGCCTTTTTTCGCGCCTTCAGAACCACGGAGCGATGACGCCGGTCATCACCGCCGCGATATAGATCCCCGCGATTGCCGCGAGGAGGATGATTGTCCCGATCAGATAGTCGAACAATCCGTTCGGCGTCGTCAGCCTTGGTAGGTTCATGTCAACGTCTACGACGGAAGGCGTCATAATCGTTGTTGGGGAAATCGAGAGGACCTAAGTACCAGGATACGAAGCCTCCCGTATGAACTTGTTCGGAACTGCGGGTATCCGCGGTGATGTCGTCGAGCGGGTAACCCCCGAACTCGCGCTCGCCGTCGGACGGGCCGCTGGACAACAGGGAGAGGTGTTCGTCGTCGCCCGCGACGGACGGGAGACCGGCGCGGCACTGGCCGCCGCGATGGAAGCCGGGTTGGAAAGTGCCGGGGCGAACATCTACCGTGCGGGTCAGCTTCCGACACCCGCGCTCGCGTTCGCGTCGCAGGGTCGTCGTGGCGTCATGCTCACGGCGAGCCACAACCCCCCGACAGACAACGGTATCAAACTCTTTCACGACGGGCAGGAGTACGATCGCACCGCCGAGCGGGCCGTCGAAACCGGCGTCGAAGACGAACTACCGCCTCGTCCGTGGGACGAGTGGGGGGAGAGCGCCCGAGAGGACGTTCTCCACACGTACCGGAAGGCGGTTATGGTGTACGCGCGGGAGTACGGTGCACCGCTGAACGGCGTCCGCGTCGCCGTCGATTGTGGCAACGGGATGGCGAGCGTGGCGACGCCCCAGGTCCTCCGAGCACTGGGGGCACAAGTCATCTCGCTCAACGCGAACGTGGACGGACACTTCCCCGGTCGCCCGAGCAAACCGACACCCGAGACGCTGACTGACCTCCGTTCGTTCGTCGCCGCCGACGATTTCGAGTTCGGACTGGCCCACGACGGGGATTCGGACCGGATCGTCGTCGTCAACGCGGACGGCGAGGTCGTCCACGAGGACACCGTCGTCGCAATCCTCGCGGAACACTACACGAGGGACAGCGAGGCAGACGACCCGGTGGTCGTGACGACGCCAAACGCCTCGGCGCGAATCGACGAGCGCGTTCGCGAGGCCGGAGGCCGCGTCGAACGCGTCCGACTCGGATCGCTTCACGAGGGAATCGCATCGGCGCTCGAAGACGGAGACGAGGGCACCGAAGTCGTGTTCGCCGCCGAACCGTGGAAGCACATTCACACCGGGTTCGGCGGATGGATCGACGGCGTGGTGAGCGCGGCGGTGCTCTCTCGACTCATCGCGGACGCCGGAGGCATCGAACCGCTCCGTTCCGACGTGACCGAGCGCCCGTATCGAAAGGTGAGCGTCGATTGTCCCGACGACGCGAAGACGGGAACGATGGAACGGGTCGAGACGACGCTCCCCGAACAGTTCCCCGAGGCCACCGTCGAGACGGAGTACGGGGTTCGTGCGGAGCTTTCTGACGGCTCGTGGGTCCTCGTCCGACCGAGCGGCACCGAGCCGTACGTCAGAATTTACGCCGAAAGCGAGGACGTGGACGACCTCGTCGCCCGAACAAAGAATATCGTAACGAACGCCGTATCGAGTGTAAAAAAGTAACCGACGACGCGGTGTTTAAGCTATTTTTCGTGATTTCGAGCGCAAAGCGACGCGTTTATCACAAATCACTCGTCTGATTACTCATAGATGACGGACATTGACAAACGGCGTCGAACGGTGATGAAAGTAGGCGGTACCGTCGGCATCGCCGGACTTGCTGGTTGTATCAGTAGCCCCAGTGACGGCAATGGCGACGGTGACGGCGACACCAGCAGTGACGGCGGGAGCGGGGACGGCACCTCGACGGGGACCGACGGGAACTCCGACGGCGGCAAGGACACCAACGTCGGGATGGTCTACGCGACGGGCGGTCTCGGGGACAACTCGTTCAACGACATGGCGAACAAGGGAATCAAACAGGCGAAACAGGAGTTCGGCGTTCAGTTCCAGAACGCGGAACCCGACTCGCCGAGCGACGTGGAGAACCTCCAGCGTCAGTTCGCCCAGTCCAGCAGCCCGAACTACGACCTCATCTGCTGTATCGGCTACGTCCAGACGAACTCCTTGATCAAGAACGCCGGTCAGTACCCCGACCAGGACTTCATGCTCGTGGACAGCGTGGCGGAGAAGGACAACGGAGACCTCGTGAAGAACGTCGCGAACTACACCTTCAAGGAACAACAGGGCTCGTTCCTCGTCGGCAACCTCGCCGGACAGTTGACCCAGATGGACTTCAGCGCCGGTAAAGGTTCGACGAACCCCGACAAGAAAGTCGTCGGCTTCGTCGGCGGGAAGGAAGTTCCGCTCATCAAGAAGTTCGAGGCAGGCTACAAGGCCGGTGTCGCACGCGCGAGCGAGGACATCGAGGTCAAAACGGCGTACGCCGGTACGTACAGCGACCCGGTTAAGGGGAAGGAAGCGGCGATTTCGATGTACGAGAGCGGTGCGGACATCGTCTACCACGCGGCAGGAGGCACCGGAAACGGTGTGTTCAAAGCCGCGAACCAGAAGGGTCGGTTCGCCATCGGTGTCGACAGCGACCAGTCGAAGGCGAAGGGGACGGCGAAGTTCAGCCCCGTCATCCTCGCCAGCATGGTGAAGAAAGTGGACGAGGCGGTTTACCGCTGCACGAAGCACGTCATGAACGGGAAGTTCAAGGGCGGCCAAGTCAACACCCTCGGCCTGAAAGATGGCGGCGTCGAAGCCGTGTACGGCGCGGACCTCGGTTCGAAGATTCCACAGGACGTCAAGGACAAAGTGGACGAATCGCGCAAAGCAATCGTCAACGGCGACATCGAAGTCCCGACGAAGCCGAAACAGTAAGCGCAAACCCGCGCGCTTAAACAAGTAGGACGGAAATCCAGAATTAGAATGAGCCGGGCGGTACATCTCGACGGCATTACGAAGCGATTCCCGGGTGTCGTCGCAAACGACAACGTCGATCTGACGATAGAGCCGGGGTCGATTCACGCACTTTTAGGGGAGAACGGTGCCGGGAAGACGACGCTGATGAACGTCCTCTACGGACTGTACGAACCCACCGAGGGGAACGTCGTCATCGACGGCCAACCACGCGAGTTCGATTCGCCGAGCGATGCTATCGACAGCGGTATCGGCATGATTCACCAGCACTTCATGCTCGTCGATACCCTCACGATTACAGAAAACATCGTTCTCGGCAACGAGCCTCGAAAGTGGGGTGGATTGGCAATGGACCGAACTCGCGCCGAACGCGAGGTGCGAGAACTAAGCGAGCAGTACGGGTTCGACGTGGACCCGAACGCGCTCGTCGAAGACGTGAGCGTCGGCGTGCAACAGCGCGTCGAAATCCTGAAAGCACTGTATCGGGGCGCGGACGTCCTCATCCTCGACGAGCCAACCGCAGTGCTCACGCCACAGGAAATCGAGGAGTTGCTCTCGGTTCTCGACGAACTCACGGCACAGGGAAAGAGCATCATCTTCATCACCCACAAACTCGGCGAGGCAATGCACGCCGCCGACCAGATTACCGTCCTTCGGGACGGAAAGAACGTCGGTTCGGTCGATACCGACACAACGAGTCGCGAGGAACTCGCGGAACTCATGGTCGGTCGTGAAGTGCTCCTCGAAACCGACAAGGACCCGGCGGACCCCGGCGACGTGATGCTCAACGTCTCCGGGCTTCGAATCACGGACGAACGTGGCGTCGAACAGGTGTCCGGCGTCGACGTCGTCGCCCGTGAAGGAGAGGTGTTCGGCATCGCCGGTGTCGACGGAAACGGCCAATCCGAACTCATCGAGGCAATCACCGGCCTTCGCTCGCCGGACGAAGGCGCGGTTTCGTTCGACGGTCGGGACATAACTGGACTGTCCCGCCGGGAGCGAATCGACGCCGGAATGGCCTACATTCCCGAAGACCGGCAAGTTCGCGGTCTCGTCATGGAGTTCGACCTCGTGGAGAACGGTCTCCTCGGAAGCCAGCATTCGGAGCCGTACTCACACGACGGTCGAATCGACTGGAACGGGACGCGGGTACACGCGGAGGACATCATCGAGGAGTACGACGTGCGACCGCCCGACGCCGACGCGTCGGCGGAGTCGCTTTCGGGCGGGAACCAACAGAAGTTCATCGTCGGTCGGGAGTTCGCTCGTGATCCGTCGCTCGTCGTCGCCGCGCATCCGACGCGCGGTGTGGACGTCGGCAGTATCGAGTTCATCCAC
Coding sequences within it:
- a CDS encoding type II secretion system F family protein; protein product: MGLLNFVPLVLALVLLAPVALAPISTTAYRTVTRVSLQTFGTYVRDSGRRRNRREEVLRAAHVGETYRLYASKTWVYGTLAAISGSILGVYVAGLVLATLSVSPTVLRSKLPTKLDFLADLVVVPSLSIGHLFVLLLFSSATVGLLGGRLTYWLRWEIPAYEWNTRARKIDSSLSRTVAFTYALSRSGMGMPDIMRILARNRDVYGEAAEEIAVGVKAMDLFGLDVLTAIRQMSRQSPSEKFEDFGENLASVLQSGRSLPSYLSEQYERYQRDAKAEQEAFLELLSVLAEGYVSLFVVGPLLLITILVIMGLMGIADTLRFLYLTAYLLIPLGNVGFVVYLDSITESLYISRENRTVPTATVPTVRRVSDPDAGRTVSDGGTTVSNAERLAAYDKFENVRTALTEPLRTVRENPDALLYLTVPLALLSTVVRLLPDLAAGTATIPSADDVVVQAALFVLGTYAVVQWNHRRRLKAIEAAIPDMLDRLASVNEAGMTVVESFRRMTKGDLGALNEELARMERDIEWGTDTATALRRFEDRIDTPTVTRVVSLVTNAMRASGDIGRVLRIAADDAQESKRLQRQREDEMMTYLIIIHLSFLIFLVIIGTLSAILVPALQNLPSGNAAGSPVTVGGLGNISTVNIHAYTVVFFHTALVQAVFSGFVAGKMGEGTVRDGAKHATAMLAIAYVAFLVIDFVVFS
- a CDS encoding ABC transporter ATP-binding protein, translating into MSRAVHLDGITKRFPGVVANDNVDLTIEPGSIHALLGENGAGKTTLMNVLYGLYEPTEGNVVIDGQPREFDSPSDAIDSGIGMIHQHFMLVDTLTITENIVLGNEPRKWGGLAMDRTRAEREVRELSEQYGFDVDPNALVEDVSVGVQQRVEILKALYRGADVLILDEPTAVLTPQEIEELLSVLDELTAQGKSIIFITHKLGEAMHAADQITVLRDGKNVGSVDTDTTSREELAELMVGREVLLETDKDPADPGDVMLNVSGLRITDERGVEQVSGVDVVAREGEVFGIAGVDGNGQSELIEAITGLRSPDEGAVSFDGRDITGLSRRERIDAGMAYIPEDRQVRGLVMEFDLVENGLLGSQHSEPYSHDGRIDWNGTRVHAEDIIEEYDVRPPDADASAESLSGGNQQKFIVGREFARDPSLVVAAHPTRGVDVGSIEFIHDRLLDLRAEGKAIVLISSKLDEVQQLSDRLAVMYEGTIMDVVDPDQVTEEELGLLMAGEHPDDTPSLRGEVQ
- a CDS encoding type II/IV secretion system ATPase subunit; this translates as MSGLAFNELTVRARELRRTIRRTAEMLRGSTVAVDDYDPTAHGSLITFTGVTGYEEIERYWVNAPFAFVSINYDSVANEYLYHVVEPELDDFEVELLDRLFSDLRESLIYRREMGGETAEALLRDELGELLEVYGVEVDPATFFRLLYYLFRSFRGFGKLDPLIHDPHIEDISCDGYDLPIFVYHDEYNDIGTNVVYSEEELDSLVVRLAQQSGQHVSVGEPVVEATLPDGSRAELALGQEVTPRGSAFTIRKYADEPFTPVDLINYGTFGLDQMAYLWLAIENNKSLIFAGGTASGKTTSMNAISMFIPPRSKVLSIEDTRELTLYHDNWLSSVTRDRLDAGNDITMYDLLRSALRHRPEYIVVGEVRGNEAMTLFQAMNTGHTTYSTMHADSVQTVINRLENEPINVPRAMIQSLDILSIQSLTYVGEERVRRNQALAEINGIDQRTGDLDYTTAFTWNAAGDSFHKRDSGVLDGIRRDHGWTQSQLLAELRDRKLVLQYLRENGISDYRRFTAMVNEYYADPETVVSNVEHTIDSPVAEFD
- a CDS encoding DUF5793 family protein, whose amino-acid sequence is MRRDYFTLNVENIDWVETDGTPQKPTVIIDFEGPSATLRERLTGPSGDLLDAGETDVTFRLQASLDDPSATGVVSVTNRTTGDFILELNEDADDVLRFIRAARAYGDETDESNGRYHVDIAINGDHVVEYDKSTFLVYNDAGNLLRQHSLIPSGVEL
- a CDS encoding class I SAM-dependent methyltransferase, which codes for MEPTSHDVRATYDRIAAHFAKTREYAWPEVESFLDDRVGETALDLGCANGRHSELLADHAKRVVGADVSAGLLAEARERATEREFDLDLVQCDAARIPLAADAVDLAVYVATLHHLPTREARVGSLDELARVLSPDGTALVSAWSTAHDKFDREEGFDTTVDWTLPGGETVPRFYHIYSPDEFREDLENSALKPEDVAISSGNCYAVVRGRKQ
- a CDS encoding phosphomannomutase encodes the protein MNLFGTAGIRGDVVERVTPELALAVGRAAGQQGEVFVVARDGRETGAALAAAMEAGLESAGANIYRAGQLPTPALAFASQGRRGVMLTASHNPPTDNGIKLFHDGQEYDRTAERAVETGVEDELPPRPWDEWGESAREDVLHTYRKAVMVYAREYGAPLNGVRVAVDCGNGMASVATPQVLRALGAQVISLNANVDGHFPGRPSKPTPETLTDLRSFVAADDFEFGLAHDGDSDRIVVVNADGEVVHEDTVVAILAEHYTRDSEADDPVVVTTPNASARIDERVREAGGRVERVRLGSLHEGIASALEDGDEGTEVVFAAEPWKHIHTGFGGWIDGVVSAAVLSRLIADAGGIEPLRSDVTERPYRKVSVDCPDDAKTGTMERVETTLPEQFPEATVETEYGVRAELSDGSWVLVRPSGTEPYVRIYAESEDVDDLVARTKNIVTNAVSSVKK
- a CDS encoding BMP family protein, yielding MTDIDKRRRTVMKVGGTVGIAGLAGCISSPSDGNGDGDGDTSSDGGSGDGTSTGTDGNSDGGKDTNVGMVYATGGLGDNSFNDMANKGIKQAKQEFGVQFQNAEPDSPSDVENLQRQFAQSSSPNYDLICCIGYVQTNSLIKNAGQYPDQDFMLVDSVAEKDNGDLVKNVANYTFKEQQGSFLVGNLAGQLTQMDFSAGKGSTNPDKKVVGFVGGKEVPLIKKFEAGYKAGVARASEDIEVKTAYAGTYSDPVKGKEAAISMYESGADIVYHAAGGTGNGVFKAANQKGRFAIGVDSDQSKAKGTAKFSPVILASMVKKVDEAVYRCTKHVMNGKFKGGQVNTLGLKDGGVEAVYGADLGSKIPQDVKDKVDESRKAIVNGDIEVPTKPKQ